From Neobacillus sp. PS2-9, the proteins below share one genomic window:
- a CDS encoding thioredoxin family protein produces the protein MNEWNQNDFVDFLENKSTGLIYFYTPLCGTCQLASKMLQVVEELVDRPMGKMNLNFYPQLAKDLAIESVPCLLIVRDGKVVEMLYAFHSVPFLLDKIKSYI, from the coding sequence ATGAACGAATGGAACCAAAATGATTTTGTTGATTTCCTTGAAAATAAGTCAACAGGACTAATCTATTTTTATACACCACTTTGTGGTACGTGCCAGCTCGCTTCCAAGATGCTGCAGGTGGTCGAAGAGTTGGTAGATAGGCCAATGGGAAAAATGAACTTAAATTTTTATCCACAATTGGCGAAGGATTTAGCGATTGAAAGTGTACCCTGTCTGTTAATCGTGAGAGACGGAAAGGTAGTAGAAATGCTGTATGCATTTCATTCTGTTCCGTTTTTGTTGGATAAAATTAAGAGTTATATTTAG
- a CDS encoding toprim domain-containing protein: MNDSYVDKVLIVEGKSDKNKVKSIVKEPVEIICTNGTISVSRLDELIEFLEDKDVYILVDADKAGEKLRKQFKREFPHAEHIYIDRMYREVATAPVQHLATVLLGANIDVHTEFLEMG, from the coding sequence ATGAATGATTCGTATGTTGACAAAGTTCTTATTGTCGAAGGAAAGTCAGATAAAAATAAGGTAAAAAGTATTGTAAAGGAACCGGTTGAAATCATTTGTACGAATGGAACCATCAGTGTTTCGAGACTCGATGAATTAATCGAGTTTCTTGAGGATAAGGATGTCTATATTCTTGTTGATGCAGATAAAGCAGGTGAAAAGCTTCGTAAGCAATTTAAGCGGGAATTTCCACATGCTGAGCATATATATATTGATCGGATGTATCGCGAGGTCGCAACGGCACCAGTACAGCATTTGGCGACTGTGCTTTTAGGGGCGAACATCGATGTGCATACTGAGTTTTTAGAAATGGGATAA
- a CDS encoding methionine ABC transporter permease, with translation MNNSGKYFENVDWLMMWDATKDTVYMTAISVLVTFILGTILGLLLFLTTKGNMWENKPINTIISGIVNIFRSIPFIILIVLLIPFTTFLLGTMIGEDAALPALIIGAAPFYARMVEIGLREINKGVIEAAKSMGATTSTIIWKVLLPESMPALISGITVTAIALVGYTAMAGAIGAGGLGNLAYNYGFQRNQNDVTFVATVIILIIVFIIQLIGDLITSKLDKR, from the coding sequence ATGAATAATAGTGGAAAATATTTTGAAAATGTCGATTGGCTCATGATGTGGGACGCAACGAAAGACACCGTTTATATGACAGCCATTTCGGTTCTCGTTACCTTTATCTTGGGGACAATCTTAGGTTTACTTCTTTTCCTAACAACGAAAGGTAATATGTGGGAGAATAAACCGATTAATACGATTATTAGTGGAATAGTTAATATTTTTCGTTCCATTCCGTTCATCATTTTAATTGTATTATTAATCCCGTTCACCACCTTCTTATTAGGAACGATGATTGGAGAAGATGCGGCCTTGCCGGCACTGATTATTGGGGCTGCCCCTTTTTATGCAAGGATGGTGGAGATTGGTCTTCGAGAGATTAATAAAGGAGTCATTGAAGCCGCTAAGTCAATGGGAGCAACAACAAGCACGATCATTTGGAAGGTGCTACTACCAGAATCCATGCCAGCGCTCATTTCCGGTATTACCGTTACAGCTATTGCTCTTGTGGGTTACACAGCAATGGCAGGAGCGATTGGTGCAGGTGGATTAGGAAACCTTGCCTACAACTATGGTTTCCAACGAAATCAAAATGACGTCACATTTGTCGCTACCGTCATTATTTTAATTATTGTGTTTATCATTCAGTTAATTGGTGATCTCATCACTTCAAAATTAGATAAAAGATAA
- a CDS encoding arsenate reductase family protein has translation MSMTFYWYPKCGTCRNAKKWLDAHQLSYEEVHIVEHPPSREKLQDLYQKSGLELKKFFNTSGMKYRELGIKDKMKSATDEELLDLLASDGMLIKRPILTDGERVTVGFKEEEYEKMWQ, from the coding sequence ATGTCGATGACTTTTTACTGGTATCCAAAATGCGGCACATGTCGAAACGCTAAGAAATGGCTGGATGCCCATCAACTTTCCTATGAAGAAGTACATATTGTGGAACATCCCCCAAGTCGTGAGAAACTGCAGGATCTTTATCAAAAAAGCGGACTAGAACTTAAAAAATTCTTTAATACGAGCGGTATGAAGTATCGTGAATTAGGTATAAAGGATAAGATGAAGTCAGCAACGGACGAAGAGCTGCTAGACCTACTTGCTTCCGATGGGATGTTAATCAAACGGCCGATTTTAACGGATGGCGAACGAGTCACCGTAGGCTTTAAAGAAGAAGAGTATGAAAAAATGTGGCAATAA
- a CDS encoding nuclease-related domain-containing protein has product MAYKERCESMELIILKLLSQRMTLEDKYKQSYHNLEKGYEGEVVFDLLTEKLSCKSFILNDLLLETSGAKFQIDSLIVTQDPIYLFEVKNYEGDYYYESGRFYTIYKKEITNALLQIERSESLLRQLLQNLGYRIPIKAYVVFINPEFYLYQAPLDKPIIYPNQLNQFMKKLNNHPSTLKDHHKRLADQLVSMHQTDFKKDKIPPYDLHSVKKGINCCLCHSFNVTVLGKKLVCDVCGYTEGLDSSILRGVNEFSLLFPNEKITTNVIHDWFQVLDSKKTFLRVLKKNCDAVGKKEFIFIK; this is encoded by the coding sequence ATGGCTTATAAAGAGCGGTGTGAATCGATGGAATTAATAATTCTTAAATTACTTTCCCAACGAATGACTCTAGAAGATAAATACAAACAATCATATCACAACCTCGAAAAGGGATATGAGGGTGAAGTTGTGTTTGATTTATTGACAGAAAAGTTGAGCTGTAAAAGTTTTATACTAAACGATTTATTGCTGGAGACCAGTGGTGCGAAATTCCAAATAGATTCTTTAATAGTTACTCAAGACCCAATTTATCTTTTCGAAGTAAAGAATTATGAAGGTGATTATTATTATGAATCAGGTAGGTTCTATACCATTTACAAGAAAGAAATTACAAACGCTTTACTACAAATTGAAAGAAGTGAATCCTTACTCCGGCAGCTTCTCCAAAATCTTGGGTATCGAATCCCCATTAAAGCGTATGTAGTTTTTATTAACCCCGAGTTTTATTTATATCAGGCTCCCCTAGACAAACCTATTATTTATCCAAATCAGCTTAATCAATTTATGAAAAAATTGAACAATCATCCTTCGACATTAAAAGACCACCACAAAAGGTTAGCTGACCAATTAGTTTCTATGCACCAAACTGATTTTAAAAAGGACAAGATTCCCCCTTATGATTTGCATTCTGTTAAGAAAGGAATAAATTGTTGTTTATGCCATTCCTTTAACGTTACTGTTTTAGGCAAAAAATTAGTTTGTGATGTTTGCGGTTATACAGAAGGTCTTGACAGCTCTATATTGAGGGGAGTAAATGAATTTAGTTTACTATTTCCAAATGAAAAAATAACAACCAATGTGATTCATGATTGGTTTCAAGTGTTGGATTCAAAGAAGACTTTTTTAAGGGTTTTGAAGAAGAATTGTGATGCTGTTGGAAAGAAAGAATTTATTTTTATTAAATAG
- the sufC gene encoding Fe-S cluster assembly ATPase SufC: MAGSTLTIKDLHVGIDGKEILKGVNLEVKGGEIHAIMGPNGTGKSTLSSAIMGHPKYEVTSGNITLDGQNVLEMEVDERARAGLFLAMQYPSEINGVTNADFLRSALNSRLGEGNEISLMKFIRKMDKQMEFLEMDLDMAQRYLNEGFSGGEKKRNEILQLMMLEPKIAILDEIDSGLDIDALKVVSKGINEMRGEEFGCLVITHYQRLLDYITPDYVHVMMQGRIVKSGGPELAQRLEAEGYDWIKQELGIEDETVGQEA; this comes from the coding sequence ATGGCTGGATCAACTTTAACGATTAAAGATTTACATGTAGGAATTGATGGGAAAGAAATTTTAAAAGGTGTTAACCTTGAAGTGAAAGGTGGAGAAATCCACGCAATTATGGGACCTAACGGAACTGGTAAATCCACTTTATCATCTGCAATCATGGGTCACCCTAAATATGAAGTAACTAGTGGTAACATTACTTTAGATGGACAAAATGTCCTTGAAATGGAAGTAGATGAGCGCGCTCGTGCAGGTCTATTCCTAGCAATGCAATATCCAAGTGAAATCAACGGCGTAACCAATGCCGATTTTTTACGTTCAGCATTAAATAGTCGCCTAGGTGAAGGTAATGAAATTTCATTAATGAAATTCATCCGTAAGATGGATAAGCAAATGGAATTCCTTGAAATGGACCTTGATATGGCGCAACGCTACTTAAATGAAGGTTTCTCTGGTGGAGAGAAAAAGCGTAATGAAATCTTACAATTAATGATGTTAGAACCAAAAATTGCGATCCTGGATGAAATTGACTCAGGGCTAGATATTGACGCATTAAAAGTTGTGTCAAAAGGAATCAATGAAATGCGAGGCGAAGAATTCGGATGCCTAGTTATTACTCACTATCAACGTCTTTTAGACTATATCACTCCTGACTATGTGCACGTTATGATGCAGGGTCGTATTGTGAAATCAGGCGGGCCAGAGTTAGCACAACGCTTAGAAGCAGAAGGATATGACTGGATCAAGCAAGAGCTTGGAATTGAAGATGAAACAGTTGGGCAAGAAGCGTAA
- a CDS encoding O-acetylhomoserine aminocarboxypropyltransferase/cysteine synthase — protein sequence MGENQKKYRFETLSVHGGLAPDPVTGARAVPIYQNNAYQFKNTEHAANLFSLAEPGYIYTRIHNPTTTVFEERVALLEGGVGALAVASGMAAITLAILNVAEAGDEIVAASNLYGGTYNLFAVTLPKYGINVKFVDSENPENFRAAITPKTKAVFAETIGNPSLRVLDIEKVADIAHEAGVPLIIDNTFATPYLCRPIEYGADIVVHSATKWLLGNGTSTGGIIVDGGKFDWNSSRFPGFTTPDASYHDLVYAEALGAVAYIVKARVQLLRDLGPALSPQNSFQFTLGLETLHVRMKEHVANTKTIVDYLLNHPAVEWVSYPGHPSHPDYELAKKYLPKGAGSMVVFGIKGGKEAGAKLIDSLSLWAHVANVGDSKSLIIHPASTTHQQLDAEGLKAAGVSEDLIRLSIGIENVEDLIDDLESAIETATGLASVKANA from the coding sequence ATGGGAGAAAATCAAAAGAAATATCGTTTTGAAACCTTGAGTGTTCATGGAGGATTGGCTCCAGATCCAGTAACAGGAGCGCGTGCCGTTCCCATCTATCAAAACAATGCCTATCAATTCAAAAACACTGAACATGCAGCAAACCTATTTAGTTTAGCAGAACCAGGGTACATATACACCCGTATTCATAATCCTACTACAACCGTATTTGAAGAGAGAGTAGCCCTGCTAGAAGGCGGTGTCGGAGCCCTGGCCGTTGCTAGTGGTATGGCAGCAATTACCCTCGCCATTCTGAATGTGGCTGAGGCAGGAGATGAGATTGTTGCTGCTTCCAACCTCTATGGTGGAACCTATAATTTATTCGCAGTGACCCTTCCAAAGTACGGAATTAACGTTAAATTTGTCGACTCGGAAAATCCGGAGAACTTCAGAGCAGCGATTACTCCAAAAACAAAGGCTGTCTTTGCAGAAACAATCGGGAACCCAAGCTTACGTGTGTTAGACATTGAAAAAGTGGCTGATATTGCACACGAGGCAGGTGTCCCATTAATTATCGACAATACCTTTGCGACACCATACTTATGCAGACCAATTGAGTACGGGGCAGACATTGTTGTTCACTCGGCAACAAAGTGGTTATTAGGTAATGGGACATCAACGGGCGGCATAATTGTTGATGGTGGGAAGTTTGACTGGAACTCTTCTAGATTCCCTGGCTTTACGACTCCGGATGCAAGCTACCATGATCTTGTCTATGCAGAAGCATTGGGCGCTGTAGCGTATATTGTAAAGGCACGTGTACAGTTATTGCGTGATCTCGGTCCGGCACTGAGCCCGCAAAATTCATTCCAATTTACACTAGGCCTTGAAACCCTGCATGTTCGGATGAAAGAGCATGTAGCCAATACGAAAACGATTGTGGACTATTTATTAAACCACCCAGCAGTAGAATGGGTATCCTATCCGGGGCATCCATCACATCCGGACTATGAATTAGCGAAAAAATATTTACCTAAAGGTGCAGGGTCCATGGTTGTTTTTGGAATTAAAGGTGGGAAGGAAGCAGGAGCGAAGCTCATTGATTCTCTATCCTTATGGGCACATGTGGCCAATGTTGGCGATTCAAAAAGTCTAATCATTCACCCAGCTAGTACTACCCATCAACAATTAGATGCAGAGGGGTTGAAGGCAGCAGGTGTATCAGAAGATTTAATCCGTCTCTCTATTGGGATTGAAAATGTTGAAGACTTAATTGATGATCTCGAATCTGCGATTGAGACAGCAACGGGATTGGCATCTGTCAAAGCAAATGCCTAA
- a CDS encoding acyl-CoA dehydrogenase family protein → MANQTEKIIKGGSFLIEDVSYNQVFTPEDFSDEHKMIAKTAEDFVENKVLPQIEHLENHEFDRTVKLLKEMGELGLLAADVPEEFDGLGLDKITSSLITEKMSRAGGFSLSYGAHVGIGSLPIVLFGNDDQKGRYLPGLASGEMLAAYALTEPGSGSDALGAKTTAKLNAEGTHYILNGEKQWITNAGFADVFVVYAKVDGEHFTAFIVERNFPGVSTGAEEKKMGIKSSSTRTLILEDVPVPVENLLGDFGKGHVIAFNILNIGRYKLAVGGVGGSKSAFEMTVKYANGRKQFKTPIAQFNLTKEKFGTMASKIYAAESAVYRTIGLYEDNQGKLTDEEAKDIKKVANSIAEYAIECSLNKFFNSEVLDYVVDEGVQIHGGYGFMQEYPIERAYRDSRINRIFEGTNEINRLLVLGTYLRKAMKGELPLFQKAMALQEELMMLMPEEPGDEPLAQEKYLVKNAKKIGLLAAGLAAQKYGKAIEKEQEIFVNIADIVSNAYAMESVVLRTEKAIAKDGVEKSKQKLLYTQIFCQEAFNKIEADAKETLVAVEHGDTLRMMLSSLRKFTRHTPINVIAKKREAADALIEAERYIV, encoded by the coding sequence CACCGGAAGATTTTTCAGATGAGCACAAAATGATTGCTAAAACAGCAGAAGACTTTGTGGAAAACAAAGTACTACCACAAATTGAACACTTAGAAAACCATGAGTTTGATCGTACGGTAAAGCTTCTAAAGGAAATGGGGGAGCTTGGTCTTTTAGCAGCTGACGTACCAGAAGAATTTGATGGTCTAGGTCTAGATAAAATTACTTCTTCATTAATTACTGAAAAAATGTCTAGGGCTGGCGGATTCTCACTTTCTTATGGTGCCCACGTTGGTATTGGGTCCTTGCCAATTGTATTATTCGGTAACGATGACCAAAAGGGCAGATATTTACCTGGCCTTGCATCAGGTGAAATGCTGGCTGCCTACGCATTAACTGAGCCAGGATCAGGTTCTGATGCCCTTGGTGCTAAAACAACAGCGAAGCTTAATGCTGAAGGCACACACTATATCTTAAACGGTGAAAAACAATGGATTACAAACGCAGGCTTTGCAGATGTATTCGTCGTGTATGCAAAGGTGGATGGTGAACACTTCACTGCATTCATCGTTGAAAGAAACTTCCCAGGCGTTTCAACTGGCGCTGAAGAGAAGAAAATGGGGATCAAGAGTTCTTCCACTCGTACTCTTATTTTAGAAGATGTTCCTGTACCAGTTGAAAACCTATTAGGTGATTTTGGTAAGGGCCACGTCATTGCCTTTAATATCTTAAATATCGGCCGCTATAAATTAGCTGTTGGCGGTGTAGGCGGATCGAAGAGTGCCTTTGAAATGACTGTAAAGTATGCAAATGGCCGTAAGCAGTTTAAAACGCCAATCGCTCAGTTCAACTTAACAAAAGAGAAATTTGGTACAATGGCATCCAAAATTTATGCAGCAGAAAGTGCTGTTTACCGTACAATCGGATTATATGAGGATAACCAAGGTAAGCTGACCGATGAGGAAGCGAAAGACATTAAAAAGGTGGCCAATTCAATTGCAGAGTATGCGATTGAGTGTTCATTAAACAAATTTTTTAACAGTGAAGTGTTAGATTATGTCGTTGATGAAGGCGTTCAAATTCATGGCGGATATGGTTTCATGCAAGAGTACCCAATCGAGAGAGCATACCGTGATTCTCGTATTAACCGCATTTTCGAAGGTACAAACGAAATCAACCGTTTGTTAGTATTAGGCACGTATCTGCGTAAAGCTATGAAGGGTGAGCTTCCATTATTCCAAAAAGCAATGGCACTTCAAGAAGAACTTATGATGCTTATGCCTGAGGAGCCAGGTGATGAGCCGTTAGCACAAGAAAAATATTTGGTGAAAAATGCGAAGAAAATTGGTTTGCTTGCAGCTGGTTTAGCCGCACAAAAATACGGCAAGGCGATTGAAAAAGAACAAGAAATATTCGTAAACATTGCTGATATTGTTTCTAATGCGTATGCTATGGAATCTGTCGTATTACGTACAGAAAAAGCAATCGCTAAAGATGGAGTGGAGAAGAGCAAACAAAAGCTTCTTTACACACAAATTTTCTGCCAAGAAGCATTTAATAAAATCGAAGCAGATGCGAAAGAAACATTGGTGGCCGTTGAACACGGTGATACTCTTCGCATGATGTTATCATCTCTTCGCAAGTTTACTCGCCACACGCCAATTAACGTGATTGCGAAAAAGCGTGAAGCAGCAGACGCGCTTATCGAAGCAGAACGCTATATCGTTTAA
- a CDS encoding MetQ/NlpA family ABC transporter substrate-binding protein, giving the protein MKKWLSVLLALTLALALAACGKSEEKSEGTSEKGGTTKLVVGASTVPHAEILEQAKPLLKEKGIDLEITTFTDYVLPNKALASKELDANYFQHIPYLESQNKEFNYGFVNAGGIHIEPIGVYSKKYKKLSDLPKGAHLIMSNSVADHGRLLSLLEAQGLIKLKEGIDKTKAELKDVVENPKNLKFDANYEAKLLPQIFNNGEGDAVLINSNYAIDAGLNPVKDSIAIEDKESPYVNVIAVRKGDENKDAIKALVEVLHSKEIQDFILEKYKGAVVPVSE; this is encoded by the coding sequence ATGAAAAAATGGTTATCCGTTTTACTAGCTTTAACATTAGCCCTAGCTCTTGCAGCTTGCGGTAAATCAGAAGAAAAATCTGAGGGTACTTCAGAAAAGGGTGGCACTACTAAATTAGTAGTTGGGGCTTCAACTGTGCCACACGCTGAAATTTTAGAACAAGCAAAACCGTTATTAAAAGAAAAAGGAATCGACCTTGAAATCACAACTTTCACTGACTATGTTTTACCAAACAAAGCATTGGCTTCAAAAGAATTAGATGCAAACTACTTCCAGCACATCCCTTACTTAGAATCACAAAACAAAGAATTTAACTACGGATTTGTTAACGCTGGCGGTATTCACATCGAGCCAATCGGTGTCTATTCTAAAAAATATAAAAAGTTAAGTGACCTTCCAAAGGGTGCTCACTTAATCATGAGTAACTCTGTAGCTGACCATGGCCGCCTACTTTCATTACTAGAAGCACAAGGCTTAATCAAGTTAAAAGAAGGCATTGATAAAACAAAAGCAGAATTAAAAGACGTTGTAGAAAATCCAAAGAACCTAAAATTTGATGCAAACTATGAAGCGAAGCTTTTACCACAGATCTTCAATAATGGTGAAGGTGATGCAGTATTGATCAACTCTAACTACGCAATTGATGCAGGATTAAACCCAGTGAAGGATTCTATTGCAATTGAAGACAAAGAATCACCATATGTAAACGTCATTGCCGTTCGTAAAGGTGACGAAAATAAAGACGCAATCAAAGCTCTTGTAGAAGTCCTTCATTCAAAAGAAATCCAAGACTTCATCCTTGAAAAATACAAAGGTGCAGTTGTACCTGTTTCTGAATAA
- the gcvH gene encoding glycine cleavage system protein GcvH has product MSTPKELRYSEEHEWVKVEGEKVRVGITDFAQHELGDIVFVELPEVGTEVSADEPFGSVESVKTVSELYAPVSGKVVEVNEDLNDSPEFVNESPYEKAWMIVIELSDSSEVDKLMTAEQYEEMVKED; this is encoded by the coding sequence ATGAGTACACCAAAAGAGTTACGTTATTCAGAAGAACATGAATGGGTAAAAGTTGAAGGGGAAAAGGTGCGCGTTGGTATCACTGACTTTGCACAGCATGAATTAGGAGATATCGTATTCGTAGAACTACCTGAAGTTGGTACTGAAGTATCAGCTGACGAGCCATTCGGAAGCGTTGAATCTGTTAAAACAGTTTCTGAGCTATATGCTCCTGTAAGCGGAAAAGTGGTAGAAGTAAACGAAGACTTAAATGACAGTCCTGAATTTGTAAATGAATCTCCATATGAAAAAGCATGGATGATTGTCATCGAACTTTCTGACAGCAGCGAAGTAGATAAGCTAATGACTGCTGAACAGTACGAAGAAATGGTTAAAGAAGACTAA
- a CDS encoding YusG family protein: MSLKQQKVDVTDRVVGKIKNGEIELFLESSSIGKIKLPENMQYDLEHHFEADQQKIYQHVTVTDQPDAKYTDCDEGGWC; the protein is encoded by the coding sequence ATGTCATTGAAACAACAAAAGGTAGACGTTACTGATCGTGTAGTAGGGAAAATTAAAAATGGTGAGATTGAACTGTTCTTAGAATCATCCTCTATCGGAAAAATTAAACTACCTGAAAATATGCAGTATGACCTAGAGCATCACTTTGAGGCTGACCAACAAAAGATATACCAGCATGTTACGGTTACCGATCAACCTGATGCGAAATATACCGATTGTGATGAAGGTGGATGGTGTTAA
- the sufD gene encoding Fe-S cluster assembly protein SufD, with amino-acid sequence MTTETKLPFDKGFVSSFSKEMNEPAWFEEFRLKALESFEQLPMPRPDKTKIDKWNFTQFNQHTVKSAAYSSLDELPEEVKALVDLEADDKNLYIQRNQTPAFLSLSEDLKSKGVIFTDIFTAAREHGELLKKYYMTQAINADEHRLTALHTALVNGGVFLYVPKNVVISQPIQAVYVHDHAEANLFNHVIVVAEDNSSVTYVENYISTIEDSNSVVNILSEVIANNNAKVVYGAVDYLAKGTTTYVNRRGVAGRDARIEWALGLMNEGNTISENTTNLIGDGSYGDTKTVVVGRGEQTQNFTTKVVHFGKNSEGYILKHGVMKDSATSIFNGIGKIEHGASKSNAEQESRVLMLSEKARGDANPILLIDEDDVTAGHAASVGRVDKVQLYYLMSRGIPKQEAERLIIHGFLAPVVNQLPIEGVKKQLTEVIERKVR; translated from the coding sequence ATGACAACAGAAACAAAATTACCATTTGATAAGGGTTTTGTAAGCTCCTTTTCGAAAGAAATGAACGAGCCTGCTTGGTTTGAAGAGTTCCGTCTCAAAGCATTAGAGAGTTTTGAACAACTGCCAATGCCAAGACCTGATAAAACAAAAATAGATAAATGGAATTTCACTCAGTTCAATCAACATACTGTTAAAAGTGCTGCTTATTCTTCTCTTGATGAATTACCGGAGGAAGTAAAAGCTTTAGTTGATTTGGAAGCAGATGATAAGAATCTATATATACAACGTAATCAAACTCCTGCTTTTTTATCTTTATCAGAAGATCTAAAAAGTAAGGGTGTTATCTTTACAGACATTTTCACAGCAGCTAGAGAGCATGGCGAGCTTTTGAAAAAGTATTATATGACACAAGCAATTAATGCTGACGAACACCGTCTCACTGCCCTTCATACGGCACTTGTGAACGGTGGAGTCTTCTTATATGTTCCAAAGAACGTAGTCATCTCTCAACCTATTCAAGCGGTTTACGTTCACGACCACGCGGAAGCTAATCTTTTTAACCATGTTATCGTGGTAGCAGAAGATAACAGCTCTGTCACATATGTTGAAAACTATATTTCAACGATTGAAGATTCTAATTCTGTGGTAAACATTCTTTCAGAGGTTATCGCAAATAACAATGCGAAGGTTGTATATGGTGCAGTAGATTACCTTGCAAAAGGAACAACTACCTATGTGAACCGTCGCGGTGTTGCTGGAAGAGATGCACGTATTGAGTGGGCGTTAGGGTTAATGAACGAAGGAAACACTATTTCTGAGAACACAACCAACCTAATTGGTGATGGTTCCTATGGTGATACAAAAACAGTTGTCGTTGGACGTGGAGAGCAAACACAAAACTTTACGACAAAGGTTGTTCACTTTGGGAAAAATAGCGAAGGGTACATCCTAAAGCATGGTGTTATGAAGGATAGTGCAACTTCCATCTTTAATGGGATTGGAAAAATCGAGCATGGCGCTTCTAAATCAAATGCCGAGCAAGAATCACGCGTATTAATGCTTAGCGAAAAAGCGCGCGGAGATGCTAACCCAATTCTTTTAATAGATGAAGATGATGTAACAGCAGGTCACGCTGCATCTGTCGGCCGAGTGGATAAAGTGCAACTTTACTACTTAATGAGCCGCGGAATTCCAAAGCAAGAAGCAGAGCGCTTAATCATTCATGGCTTCCTTGCACCGGTTGTTAACCAGCTTCCGATAGAAGGAGTAAAGAAACAACTGACTGAAGTGATCGAAAGGAAAGTACGCTAA
- a CDS encoding methionine ABC transporter ATP-binding protein has translation MISIKNVRKIFPSKQGQLKAVDDVNLEIQEGEIFGVIGYSGAGKSTLIRMLNGLELPTDGSVTVAGRVISKIKGSELRKARQEISMIFQHFNLLWSRTVSENIAFPLEIAGIKGPERQKRVNELIKLVGLEGRENAYPSQLSGGQKQRVGIARALANNPKVLLCDEATSALDPQTTDSILDLLVDINKRLGLTIVLITHEMHVIRKICHRVAVMESGRVVELGSVLDVFRNPQQQITKRFVQQVTEPEETKETAEHLLARYHSGQVVQLTFIGESAEQPLISNLIRHHEVTVNILQGKISQTQSGSYGTLFIHLDGDEKEVNKAIDFIRSQQVGLEVVTNE, from the coding sequence ATGATTTCAATAAAAAACGTCCGTAAGATTTTTCCTTCCAAACAAGGCCAGCTAAAAGCGGTCGATGACGTGAATTTAGAAATTCAAGAGGGGGAAATTTTCGGAGTCATCGGATATAGTGGTGCCGGAAAAAGTACGTTAATTCGAATGCTTAATGGGTTGGAGCTACCAACCGATGGATCAGTCACAGTGGCTGGTCGTGTCATTTCAAAGATTAAGGGCAGTGAGCTTCGTAAAGCACGTCAAGAAATCAGTATGATCTTTCAACATTTCAACTTACTTTGGTCAAGAACAGTAAGTGAAAATATTGCTTTTCCACTGGAAATTGCAGGTATAAAGGGACCGGAAAGACAGAAAAGAGTCAATGAGCTCATCAAACTCGTCGGCCTTGAGGGACGTGAAAACGCCTATCCCTCTCAATTGAGTGGGGGACAAAAGCAGCGGGTAGGGATTGCGAGAGCCCTTGCTAATAATCCAAAGGTTTTACTTTGTGATGAAGCAACTTCAGCACTGGACCCTCAGACAACCGATTCCATTTTGGATTTATTAGTCGATATCAATAAGCGACTAGGTCTGACCATTGTGTTGATTACACATGAAATGCATGTTATTCGAAAAATTTGCCATCGGGTTGCCGTCATGGAAAGCGGCCGTGTAGTTGAGCTTGGTTCCGTTTTGGATGTGTTCCGTAATCCGCAGCAGCAAATCACGAAGCGATTTGTTCAACAGGTGACAGAGCCTGAAGAAACAAAAGAAACAGCGGAACATTTGCTGGCACGGTATCATTCTGGTCAGGTCGTTCAATTGACTTTCATTGGCGAGTCAGCTGAGCAGCCGCTCATCTCAAATTTAATCAGACACCATGAGGTTACAGTAAATATTCTGCAGGGGAAAATTTCGCAAACACAAAGTGGTTCATATGGAACTCTCTTTATTCATCTTGATGGTGACGAAAAAGAAGTAAACAAAGCCATAGACTTTATTCGTTCCCAGCAGGTTGGTTTGGAGGTGGTAACAAATGAATAA